One segment of Salvia splendens isolate huo1 chromosome 20, SspV2, whole genome shotgun sequence DNA contains the following:
- the LOC121783029 gene encoding probable LRR receptor-like serine/threonine-protein kinase At3g47570 isoform X2, with protein sequence MNALSGSIPHSIFNLSTLKVLSLLLNHLSGSLPPNIGLSLVNLQELHLSSNRLTGEIPTTISNASMLTWLQLNNNSFTGSIPHFDNLRSLQVIRLWGNNLTGADSPDQELTFLSSLTNCPNLEYLELSLNPRMNGVLPPSVGNLSASLITFQASNCNIRGVIPSAFGNLSNLQTLDLSTNNLTRFIPATMGKLKQLGKLVLYNNRLGGYIPRDLCLMSNLMNLGLHANMLVGPIPECLGEVKSLRMVIMSSNKLSSTLPSEIFGLADLIYLDLSSNNLSGQLPYIGRLKAINQLDLSANEFSGSIPESIGGCESLVYLNLSKNAFNGSIPQSLGEAKGLSKLDLSYNHLYGSIPESLEKLKLEKLNVSYNDLEGEIPDEGCFSEFDALSFLNNFKLCGSERFQVPSCPKNHPKSKVVALVMKFVVPPFVAFLFVVVGLLILIRRWRRPRDKPPPTENSSKLRSWKVVSEKELEQGTSSFSDTNLLGKGSIGKVFKATLADGTEVAVKVFNLKVERAISIFETESHILSTIRHRNLVKILGCCSNPEFKALILTYMPNGSLEKWLHSDKNCLDLVQRLQVAIDVALGLEYLHHDHTYPVVHCDIKPGNVLLDADMTAHVGDFGIAKLFGHDEAAVHTIAMGTIGYAAPEFGSDGMVSTMGDVYSYGILLLEMFTSKKLTDEMFNGEMRIKEWWVKH encoded by the exons ATGAATGCTTTGAGTGGTTCCATCCCACATTCCATATTTAATCTCTCAACATTAAAGGTATTATCTCTTCTGCTCAATCATCTCTCCGGCAGTCTTCCTCCAAACATAGGCCTCTCACTTGTCAATCTCCAAGAGCTACACTTATCTTCCAATAGACTCACCGGAGAAATCCCAACCACTATCAGCAATGCTTCCATGCTTACTTGGTTGCAGTTGAATAATAACTCATTCACTGGCTCCATTCCCCACTTTGATAACTTAAGGTCCCTCCAAGTTATTCGACTTTGGGGAAATAATCTGACGGGAGCTGACTCTCCGGATCAAGAACTCACATTTCTCTCTTCACTAACTAACTGCCCAAATTTGGAGTACTTGGAGTTATCACTTAATCCGCGGATGAATGGTGTCCTCCCGCCTTCGGTTGGGAACTTATCTGCTTCTCTCATCACTTTTCAAGCATCTAACTGCAACATCCGAGGAGTTATTCCTTCTGCTTTTGGAAATTTGAGCAATTTACAAACTTTGGATTTATCTACGAATAATCTCACAAGATTCATCCCGGCAACAATGGGGAAGTTGAAGCAACTGGGGAAGTTAGTCCTCTATAATAACCGGCTGGGCGGATATATCCCTCGTGATCTTTGTCTAATGAGTAATTTGATGAACTTGGGCTTGCATGCCAACATGCTCGTAGGTCCGATACCAGAATGTTTGGGGGAAGTTAAATCTCTAAGAATGGTCATTATGAGCTCGAACAAGCTGAGTTCCACTCTCCCTTCGGAAATCTTTGGTCTTGCAGACCTCATATATTTGGACTTGTCTTCGAACAATCTGAGTGGTCAACTTCCGTATATTGGAAGGTTGAAGGCTATTAACCAGTTAGACTTATCCGCTAACGAGTTTTCAGGTTCTATTCCTGAATCGATTGGCGGATGTGAGTCACTTGTGTACCTAAATTTGTCGAAAAATGCGTTTAATGGTTCCATCCCTCAGTCATTGGGAGAGGCCAAAGGATTGAGTAAATTGGATCTGTCTTATAATCACCTGTATGGTTCGATACCCGAGTCACTGGAAAAGCTCAAGCTTGAGAAGTTGAATGTGTCTTATAATGATCTGGAAGGGGAAATACCAGATGAAGGTTGTTTTTCTGAGTTTGATGCTCTTTCATTTCTCAACAACTTTAAGCTATGTGGCTCGGAGAGATTTCAAGTGCCATCTTGTCCGAAGAATCATCCAAAATCAAAGGTTGTTGCTCTTGTAATGAAATTTGTTGTTCCACCCTTTGTTGCATTCTTGTTTGTGGTGGTTGGTTTACTCATTCTGATAAGGAGATGGAGGCGGCCACGAGACAAACCGCCTCCTACGGAAAATTCATCAAAACTTAGGAGCTGGAAAGTAGTTTCGGAGAAAGAACTAGAGCAGGGAACAAGTTCTTTTAGTGACACGAATCTTCTTGGTAAAGGAAGCATCggtaaagtcttcaaagcaacaCTAGCAGATGGGACAGAAGTTGCGGTGAAAGTGTTCAACTTAAAAGTAGAAAGAGCCATCAGTATCTTTGAAACTGAGAGTCATATATTGAGCACTATTCGACATAGAAACTTGGTAAAGATACTTGGTTGTTGCAGTAACCCTGAATTCAAAGCCTTGATTCTTACATATATGCCGAATGGAAGCTTGGAGAAATGGCTGCATTCGGACAAGAATTGTCTTGATCTGGTGCAAAGACTACAAGTAGCAATAGATGTGGCGTTAGGTTTGGAATATCTTCATCATGACCATACGTACCCTGTAGTTCACTGTGATATAAAGCCAGGCAATGTGTTGCTCGATGCAGATATGACTGCTCATGTTGGGGATTTTGGTATCGCCAAGCTCTTCGGCCACGACGAGGCTGCAGTTCACACTATAGCCATGGGAACTATTGGTTATGCAGCACCAG AGTTTGGATCAGATGGAATGGTATCTACAATGGGAGATGTATACAGTTATGGGATACTGTTGTTGGAGATGTTCACAAGCAAGAAGCTGACAGATGAAATGTTCAACGGCGAAATGAGAATCAAGGAGTGGTGGGTAAAGCATTAA
- the LOC121781352 gene encoding receptor-like protein 34, which produces METSTPPFFFALVLLTLTSVTLIASSSPFSNSTTDQDALLAFKNTTKLDPDSILISNWSTNASICSWTGVSCSLAYQRVTALNFSGFLLHGTISAHLGNLTFLQSLDKSSNNFTGSIPSELSNIQMLQTLNLASNQLEGGLPSGVFTNISALVEINLRSNNLSGELPSDICSNTPKLKRLHLSGNKIVGKIPKSICKCREMEDLRISSNKLTGNIPTEIGNLTKLTYLSMFSNHLEGEIPSSVFNISSLEFVYLGGIPKEIGYLTSLQHLKLNNNKLTGMYL; this is translated from the exons ATGGAGACCTCTACCCCTCCCTTCTTTTTCGCTCTCGTGCTTTTGACATTAACCAGCGTTACACTGATCGCCTCCTCCTCCCCGTTTTCCAACTCAACTACTGATCAAGACGCTCTCCTTGCCTTCAAAAACACCACCAAATTGGACCCTGATTCCATCCTGATCAGCAACTGGTCGACCAATGCTTCCATCTGTAGCTGGACTGGCGTCTCATGCAGCCTCGCCTACCAAAGGGTCACGGCCCTCAATTTCTCCGGCTTCCTCCTCCACGGAACCATCTCTGCACATCTTGGAAACTTAACGTTCCTTCAGTCTCTGGACAAGAGTTCCAACAATTTCACAGGCTCCATACCCTCAGAGCTCTCCAACATCCAAATGCTGCAGACTTTGAACTTAGCGAGCAATCAGCTCGAGGGAGGTCTACCGAGTGGAGTCTTCACCAACATATCTGCGTTGGTAGAGATCAACCTCAGGTCTAACAACCTATCGGGAGAGCTCCCAAGTGATATATGCAGCAACACTCCGAAACTCAAGAGGTTACATCTGAGCGGAAATAAAATTGTTGGAAAAATCCCGAAGAGTATATGCAAGTGCAGAGAGATGGAAGATTTGCGAATATCATCTAACAAACTCACTGGCAACATACCAACTGAAATCGGGAACTTGACGAAGCTTACTTATTTAAGCATGTTTTCAAACCATTTGGAAG GAGAAATTCCTTCATCTGTCTTCAACATTTCTTCTCTGGAATTTGTGTACCTTG GTGGCATACCCAAAGAAATTGGATATCTCACCTCCTTGCAGCATCTAAAACTTAATAACAACAAATTAACAG GTATGTATCTCTAA
- the LOC121783029 gene encoding receptor kinase-like protein Xa21 isoform X1 yields the protein MNYLMNGEIPEELGNLKNITLIHAYMNALSGSIPHSIFNLSTLKVLSLLLNHLSGSLPPNIGLSLVNLQELHLSSNRLTGEIPTTISNASMLTWLQLNNNSFTGSIPHFDNLRSLQVIRLWGNNLTGADSPDQELTFLSSLTNCPNLEYLELSLNPRMNGVLPPSVGNLSASLITFQASNCNIRGVIPSAFGNLSNLQTLDLSTNNLTRFIPATMGKLKQLGKLVLYNNRLGGYIPRDLCLMSNLMNLGLHANMLVGPIPECLGEVKSLRMVIMSSNKLSSTLPSEIFGLADLIYLDLSSNNLSGQLPYIGRLKAINQLDLSANEFSGSIPESIGGCESLVYLNLSKNAFNGSIPQSLGEAKGLSKLDLSYNHLYGSIPESLEKLKLEKLNVSYNDLEGEIPDEGCFSEFDALSFLNNFKLCGSERFQVPSCPKNHPKSKVVALVMKFVVPPFVAFLFVVVGLLILIRRWRRPRDKPPPTENSSKLRSWKVVSEKELEQGTSSFSDTNLLGKGSIGKVFKATLADGTEVAVKVFNLKVERAISIFETESHILSTIRHRNLVKILGCCSNPEFKALILTYMPNGSLEKWLHSDKNCLDLVQRLQVAIDVALGLEYLHHDHTYPVVHCDIKPGNVLLDADMTAHVGDFGIAKLFGHDEAAVHTIAMGTIGYAAPEFGSDGMVSTMGDVYSYGILLLEMFTSKKLTDEMFNGEMRIKEWWVKH from the exons ATGAATTACTTGATGAATGGTGAAATACCAGAAGAGCTTGGTAATCTCAAAAACATCACACTTATTCATGCATACATGAATGCTTTGAGTGGTTCCATCCCACATTCCATATTTAATCTCTCAACATTAAAGGTATTATCTCTTCTGCTCAATCATCTCTCCGGCAGTCTTCCTCCAAACATAGGCCTCTCACTTGTCAATCTCCAAGAGCTACACTTATCTTCCAATAGACTCACCGGAGAAATCCCAACCACTATCAGCAATGCTTCCATGCTTACTTGGTTGCAGTTGAATAATAACTCATTCACTGGCTCCATTCCCCACTTTGATAACTTAAGGTCCCTCCAAGTTATTCGACTTTGGGGAAATAATCTGACGGGAGCTGACTCTCCGGATCAAGAACTCACATTTCTCTCTTCACTAACTAACTGCCCAAATTTGGAGTACTTGGAGTTATCACTTAATCCGCGGATGAATGGTGTCCTCCCGCCTTCGGTTGGGAACTTATCTGCTTCTCTCATCACTTTTCAAGCATCTAACTGCAACATCCGAGGAGTTATTCCTTCTGCTTTTGGAAATTTGAGCAATTTACAAACTTTGGATTTATCTACGAATAATCTCACAAGATTCATCCCGGCAACAATGGGGAAGTTGAAGCAACTGGGGAAGTTAGTCCTCTATAATAACCGGCTGGGCGGATATATCCCTCGTGATCTTTGTCTAATGAGTAATTTGATGAACTTGGGCTTGCATGCCAACATGCTCGTAGGTCCGATACCAGAATGTTTGGGGGAAGTTAAATCTCTAAGAATGGTCATTATGAGCTCGAACAAGCTGAGTTCCACTCTCCCTTCGGAAATCTTTGGTCTTGCAGACCTCATATATTTGGACTTGTCTTCGAACAATCTGAGTGGTCAACTTCCGTATATTGGAAGGTTGAAGGCTATTAACCAGTTAGACTTATCCGCTAACGAGTTTTCAGGTTCTATTCCTGAATCGATTGGCGGATGTGAGTCACTTGTGTACCTAAATTTGTCGAAAAATGCGTTTAATGGTTCCATCCCTCAGTCATTGGGAGAGGCCAAAGGATTGAGTAAATTGGATCTGTCTTATAATCACCTGTATGGTTCGATACCCGAGTCACTGGAAAAGCTCAAGCTTGAGAAGTTGAATGTGTCTTATAATGATCTGGAAGGGGAAATACCAGATGAAGGTTGTTTTTCTGAGTTTGATGCTCTTTCATTTCTCAACAACTTTAAGCTATGTGGCTCGGAGAGATTTCAAGTGCCATCTTGTCCGAAGAATCATCCAAAATCAAAGGTTGTTGCTCTTGTAATGAAATTTGTTGTTCCACCCTTTGTTGCATTCTTGTTTGTGGTGGTTGGTTTACTCATTCTGATAAGGAGATGGAGGCGGCCACGAGACAAACCGCCTCCTACGGAAAATTCATCAAAACTTAGGAGCTGGAAAGTAGTTTCGGAGAAAGAACTAGAGCAGGGAACAAGTTCTTTTAGTGACACGAATCTTCTTGGTAAAGGAAGCATCggtaaagtcttcaaagcaacaCTAGCAGATGGGACAGAAGTTGCGGTGAAAGTGTTCAACTTAAAAGTAGAAAGAGCCATCAGTATCTTTGAAACTGAGAGTCATATATTGAGCACTATTCGACATAGAAACTTGGTAAAGATACTTGGTTGTTGCAGTAACCCTGAATTCAAAGCCTTGATTCTTACATATATGCCGAATGGAAGCTTGGAGAAATGGCTGCATTCGGACAAGAATTGTCTTGATCTGGTGCAAAGACTACAAGTAGCAATAGATGTGGCGTTAGGTTTGGAATATCTTCATCATGACCATACGTACCCTGTAGTTCACTGTGATATAAAGCCAGGCAATGTGTTGCTCGATGCAGATATGACTGCTCATGTTGGGGATTTTGGTATCGCCAAGCTCTTCGGCCACGACGAGGCTGCAGTTCACACTATAGCCATGGGAACTATTGGTTATGCAGCACCAG AGTTTGGATCAGATGGAATGGTATCTACAATGGGAGATGTATACAGTTATGGGATACTGTTGTTGGAGATGTTCACAAGCAAGAAGCTGACAGATGAAATGTTCAACGGCGAAATGAGAATCAAGGAGTGGTGGGTAAAGCATTAA